One Halobacterium zhouii genomic region harbors:
- a CDS encoding metalloprotease, protein MNVSRREVRDLTVAWLALGLAFAFFESRVSAATIADVVTTTAFVEEILLSLATVGVAFLLHELAHKVVALRFGQHAEFRADYGMLALAVAGGLAGFLFAAPGAVHHRGYITPREHGLIALAGPATNVGLAVVSLGLFPFAPSIAARGLFINVLLAGFNMIPFGPLDGATVLEWSTAAYAVAAVFTIGPALWFFFGVGV, encoded by the coding sequence ATGAACGTCAGCAGACGAGAGGTGCGGGACCTCACGGTGGCGTGGCTGGCCCTCGGTCTCGCGTTCGCGTTCTTCGAGAGCCGCGTGTCGGCGGCGACCATCGCGGACGTGGTCACCACGACGGCGTTCGTCGAGGAGATACTGTTGAGCCTCGCGACGGTTGGCGTGGCGTTCCTGCTCCACGAACTCGCGCACAAGGTCGTCGCGCTCCGCTTCGGCCAGCACGCGGAGTTCCGCGCGGACTACGGAATGCTCGCGCTCGCAGTGGCCGGCGGCCTCGCCGGCTTCCTGTTCGCCGCGCCGGGCGCGGTCCACCACCGCGGGTACATCACGCCGCGGGAGCACGGCCTCATCGCGCTTGCCGGCCCCGCGACGAACGTCGGCCTCGCGGTCGTCTCGCTGGGGCTCTTCCCGTTCGCGCCGAGCATCGCGGCCCGCGGCCTGTTCATCAACGTCCTGCTCGCGGGATTCAACATGATCCCCTTCGGCCCGCTCGACGGCGCGACGGTTCTGGAGTGGAGCACTGCGGCGTACGCTGTCGCGGCGGTGTTCACCATCGGCCCCGCGCTGTGGTTCTTCTTCGGCGTCGGTGTATAG
- a CDS encoding TraB/GumN family protein: MSEEHAATHEGSVRVVGTAHVSSDSVEEVERVVEEEQPDTVAVELDEGRFRQMQGEAPEDLDASDVLKGSMAVQFLAYWLLSYVQKRLGDRFGIEPGADMKAGIDAADAAGADVALVDRDIQMTIQRFWARMTSTEKLRLVGELALGVTDSRTLGLAVGGVVGFLVGVVAELVAGPFVLPAAASAPAGIGVLGIVVAVLTGLSEAIGFAFVGALAVGTLFAVLFARTEPEDVEEFSMEELTDADVVSAMMEEFRRFSPEGANALIDERDAFIAHNLVGLREQGKHVVAIVGAGHREGIEHYLAHPEELPPMESLVGVEERRFSLFKALGLLITLGFLVFFALLVMAGVSNTVLLKVFGAWFLFNGVISAGAAKLGGAHWTSAGVGGAVAWMTSINPLLAPGWFAGYVEMRYLDVNVSDISTLNELLDDEETPIQDLVEQMLDVPLFRLIAVVALTNVGSFVASVLFPFVVLPLIGGPFDSLAAVTDAMVRGAQNSADAIWGLVQ, from the coding sequence ATGAGTGAGGAGCACGCGGCGACCCACGAGGGTTCTGTTCGGGTCGTCGGCACCGCTCACGTCTCCTCGGACAGCGTCGAGGAGGTCGAGCGCGTCGTCGAGGAGGAACAACCGGACACGGTCGCCGTGGAACTCGACGAGGGGCGCTTCCGCCAGATGCAGGGCGAGGCGCCCGAGGACCTCGACGCGAGCGACGTCCTGAAGGGGAGCATGGCAGTCCAGTTCCTCGCGTACTGGCTGCTCTCGTACGTCCAGAAGCGCCTCGGGGACCGCTTCGGCATCGAACCCGGCGCGGACATGAAGGCGGGCATCGACGCCGCTGATGCGGCCGGCGCGGACGTCGCGCTGGTCGACCGCGACATCCAGATGACCATCCAGCGCTTCTGGGCGCGGATGACGAGCACGGAGAAACTCCGCCTCGTCGGGGAACTCGCGCTCGGCGTCACCGACAGTCGAACGCTCGGGCTCGCGGTGGGTGGCGTCGTCGGCTTCCTCGTCGGCGTCGTCGCAGAACTCGTCGCCGGCCCGTTCGTCCTCCCCGCAGCAGCGAGCGCGCCGGCGGGAATCGGCGTGCTCGGCATCGTCGTCGCGGTCCTGACTGGACTCTCCGAGGCAATCGGCTTCGCGTTCGTCGGCGCACTCGCCGTTGGAACCCTGTTCGCGGTGCTGTTCGCGCGCACAGAACCCGAGGACGTCGAAGAGTTCTCCATGGAGGAGTTGACTGACGCGGACGTCGTGTCCGCGATGATGGAGGAGTTCCGGCGGTTCAGCCCGGAGGGCGCGAACGCGCTCATCGACGAGCGGGACGCCTTCATCGCGCACAACCTCGTTGGCCTGCGAGAGCAGGGCAAGCACGTGGTGGCTATCGTCGGCGCGGGCCACCGCGAGGGCATCGAGCACTACCTCGCCCATCCCGAGGAGTTGCCGCCGATGGAGAGCCTGGTCGGCGTCGAGGAGCGACGGTTCTCCCTGTTCAAGGCGCTCGGACTGCTGATCACGCTCGGCTTCCTCGTCTTCTTCGCGCTGCTCGTGATGGCGGGCGTGAGCAACACGGTGCTGCTGAAGGTGTTCGGCGCGTGGTTTCTGTTCAACGGCGTGATCTCGGCGGGCGCGGCGAAACTCGGCGGCGCACACTGGACGAGCGCGGGCGTCGGCGGCGCGGTGGCGTGGATGACGAGCATCAACCCCCTGCTCGCTCCCGGGTGGTTCGCTGGCTACGTGGAGATGCGCTACCTGGACGTGAACGTCTCGGACATCTCGACGCTGAACGAACTCTTGGACGACGAGGAGACACCGATTCAGGACCTCGTCGAGCAGATGCTCGACGTGCCGTTGTTCCGACTCATCGCCGTCGTGGCGCTGACGAACGTCGGGAGTTTCGTCGCGAGCGTGCTGTTCCCGTTCGTCGTGCTGCCGCTGATCGGCGGCCCCTTCGACAGCCTCGCGGCGGTCACCGACGCGATGGTGCGGGGAGCACAGAACAGCGCGGACGCCATCTGGGGGCTGGTGCAGTGA
- a CDS encoding acyl-CoA thioesterase has product MADSARLMDSYTEMTELLLPNDTNNLGRALGGAVLHWMDICAAIASMRFAGNQCVTASMDHVDFISPIEMGEVAVVEAYVFDVGTSSVDVKVDVHAEDPREGTERKTTTSYFTFVALDDDGKPTEVPRLECESEAEESLRNAALEDRVKQRD; this is encoded by the coding sequence ATGGCTGACTCCGCGCGACTGATGGACTCGTACACGGAGATGACCGAGTTGCTGTTGCCCAACGACACGAACAACCTCGGGCGCGCCCTCGGGGGTGCGGTGCTCCACTGGATGGACATCTGTGCGGCCATCGCGTCGATGCGGTTCGCCGGCAACCAGTGTGTCACCGCGTCGATGGACCACGTCGACTTCATCAGCCCCATCGAGATGGGGGAGGTCGCGGTCGTCGAGGCGTACGTCTTCGACGTTGGCACGTCGAGCGTCGACGTGAAGGTGGACGTGCACGCCGAGGACCCCCGGGAGGGCACCGAGCGAAAGACCACGACGTCGTACTTCACGTTCGTCGCGCTCGACGACGACGGAAAGCCCACGGAGGTGCCGCGCCTCGAGTGCGAGAGCGAGGCCGAAGAGAGCCTGCGGAACGCTGCCCTCGAGGACCGTGTGAAGCAGCGCGACTGA
- a CDS encoding DUF2061 domain-containing protein: protein MLGDTFTRSPLQERTRAVTKTVVYRLFMVAITFGVALAFTHDLSQAVNIGVATNLLKTGTYYVYERAWDHVSWGVEASTGE from the coding sequence ATGCTCGGGGACACGTTCACGCGCTCGCCGCTTCAGGAACGGACGCGGGCCGTCACGAAGACCGTCGTGTACCGGTTGTTCATGGTCGCAATCACGTTCGGCGTTGCGCTCGCGTTCACGCACGACCTGAGTCAGGCCGTCAACATCGGCGTCGCGACGAACCTCCTCAAGACCGGGACCTACTACGTCTACGAGCGCGCCTGGGACCACGTCTCGTGGGGCGTCGAGGCGTCGACCGGGGAGTAG
- the gatA gene encoding Asp-tRNA(Asn)/Glu-tRNA(Gln) amidotransferase subunit GatA yields MGLNAFITEETIESDEDGILDGRTVAVKDNISTEGVRTTCGSRMLEEYVPPYDATVVDRLKDAGATIAGKANMDEFGMGTTTETSYFGATKNPVDENRVPGGSSGGSAAAVAANEVDLALGSDTGGSIRCPAAYCGVVGIKPTYGLVSRYGLVAYANSLEQIGPIAPTVEEAAELLDVVAGPDENDGTTREKAEDSDYAGAANGDVDGLTVGVPTELVEGADDRVVERFEATLDDLRDQGASVEQVSLPSVEYAVAAYYVIAMSEASSNLARFDGVRYGHSGGYDGNWNESFSDARAEGFGDEVKRRVLLGTYALSAGYHDKYYKQAQEARSWVKQDFDEAFESVDVLASPTMPMLPPELGESLDDPLQMYLADANTVPVNLANLPAISVPAGEADGLPVGFQLVGPAFGEETIIDAAAAVEN; encoded by the coding sequence ATGGGGCTGAACGCGTTCATCACCGAGGAGACCATCGAGAGCGACGAAGACGGCATCCTCGACGGCCGAACGGTCGCCGTCAAGGACAACATCTCGACCGAGGGCGTGCGGACCACCTGCGGGTCACGGATGCTCGAGGAGTACGTCCCTCCGTACGACGCGACCGTCGTCGACCGCCTGAAGGACGCGGGCGCGACCATCGCCGGGAAGGCGAACATGGACGAGTTCGGGATGGGTACGACCACGGAGACGTCGTACTTCGGGGCGACGAAGAATCCCGTCGACGAGAACCGGGTTCCCGGCGGTTCCTCCGGTGGCTCCGCGGCCGCCGTCGCCGCCAACGAGGTCGACCTCGCGCTCGGTTCGGACACTGGCGGCTCCATCCGCTGCCCGGCGGCCTACTGCGGCGTCGTCGGCATCAAGCCCACCTACGGCCTGGTCTCGCGGTACGGCCTCGTCGCGTACGCGAACAGCCTCGAGCAGATCGGCCCGATCGCACCGACCGTCGAGGAAGCCGCCGAACTGCTCGACGTCGTCGCCGGACCGGACGAGAACGACGGTACGACGCGCGAAAAGGCCGAGGACAGCGACTACGCCGGCGCGGCGAACGGCGACGTCGACGGCCTGACTGTCGGCGTACCCACGGAACTGGTCGAGGGAGCGGACGACCGCGTCGTCGAACGCTTCGAGGCGACCCTCGACGACCTGCGCGACCAGGGCGCGAGCGTCGAGCAGGTCAGTCTGCCCTCCGTCGAGTACGCCGTGGCCGCGTACTACGTCATCGCGATGAGCGAGGCGTCCTCGAACCTCGCGCGCTTCGACGGCGTGCGCTACGGCCACAGCGGCGGGTACGACGGCAACTGGAACGAGTCGTTCTCGGACGCGCGCGCCGAGGGCTTCGGCGACGAGGTCAAACGCCGCGTGCTGCTCGGGACCTACGCGCTCTCGGCGGGCTACCACGACAAGTACTACAAGCAGGCCCAGGAGGCCCGGTCGTGGGTGAAACAGGACTTCGACGAGGCGTTCGAGTCCGTGGACGTGCTGGCGTCCCCGACGATGCCGATGCTCCCGCCGGAACTCGGCGAGAGCCTCGACGACCCCCTCCAGATGTACCTCGCGGACGCGAACACGGTCCCCGTGAACCTCGCGAACCTCCCCGCCATCTCCGTGCCGGCGGGCGAGGCGGACGGCCTGCCGGTGGGTTTCCAGCTGGTCGGCCCGGCGTTCGGCGAGGAGACCATCATCGACGCGGCCGCCGCGGTAGAGAACTGA
- the gatC gene encoding Asp-tRNA(Asn)/Glu-tRNA(Gln) amidotransferase subunit GatC: MSDSVDREDVQHVADLARVDLDDEEVDAFVGQFADILEHFEALEDVPEVEAEPDLVNVMRPDEERDCLSQEEALQNATETEDGQFKGPKVS, encoded by the coding sequence ATGAGCGATTCCGTGGACCGGGAGGACGTCCAGCACGTCGCAGACCTCGCTCGCGTCGATCTGGACGACGAGGAGGTCGACGCGTTCGTGGGCCAGTTCGCCGACATCCTCGAGCACTTCGAGGCGCTCGAGGACGTGCCCGAGGTCGAGGCCGAACCCGACCTCGTGAACGTGATGCGACCCGACGAGGAACGCGACTGTCTGAGCCAGGAGGAAGCCCTCCAGAACGCGACCGAGACCGAGGACGGCCAGTTCAAGGGCCCGAAGGTGTCGTAG
- a CDS encoding transcription initiation factor IIB, with protein sequence MSNTRTRREADEEETRGGEQQERDEQQRCPECGGDLVADEERGETVCADCGLVVEEDEIDRGPEWRAFNASEQDQKSRVGAPTTNMMHDKGLSTNIGWQDKDAYGNSLSSKQRQKMQRLRKWNERFRTRNSKERNLKQALGEIERMSSALGLPKNVRETASVIYRRALSENLLPGRSIEGVATSALYAAARQANTPRSLDEVANVSRVERDEIARTYRYVARELGLEVAPADPAQYVPRFCSDLGLSEECERRARSLLGSAQQAGITSGKSPVGLAAAAVYAASLLTNERVTQSAVSDVASISEVTIRNRYHELLEAENDVSVEA encoded by the coding sequence ATGAGCAACACCAGAACGAGACGGGAAGCCGACGAGGAGGAGACCAGGGGTGGGGAGCAACAGGAGCGCGACGAGCAACAACGCTGCCCGGAGTGCGGCGGTGACCTCGTCGCCGACGAGGAGCGCGGCGAGACCGTCTGTGCTGACTGTGGCCTCGTCGTCGAGGAAGACGAGATCGACCGCGGCCCCGAATGGCGCGCGTTCAACGCGAGCGAGCAGGACCAGAAGTCCCGCGTCGGCGCACCCACCACGAACATGATGCACGACAAGGGGCTGTCCACGAACATCGGCTGGCAGGACAAAGACGCCTACGGCAACTCCCTGTCCTCGAAACAGCGCCAGAAGATGCAGCGGCTCCGGAAGTGGAACGAGCGATTCCGCACGCGCAACTCCAAGGAGCGCAACCTCAAGCAGGCCCTCGGCGAGATCGAGCGGATGTCGAGCGCGCTCGGCCTCCCCAAGAACGTCCGGGAGACCGCGTCGGTCATCTACCGCCGCGCTCTGAGCGAGAATCTGCTGCCCGGCCGCTCCATCGAGGGCGTCGCCACCAGCGCCCTCTACGCCGCCGCGCGGCAGGCGAACACGCCACGGAGTCTCGACGAGGTGGCCAACGTTTCTCGCGTCGAGCGAGACGAGATCGCGCGCACGTACCGCTACGTCGCCCGCGAACTCGGCCTCGAGGTCGCGCCCGCCGACCCCGCGCAGTACGTCCCGCGGTTCTGCTCGGACCTGGGGCTGAGCGAGGAGTGCGAGCGCCGCGCCCGTTCGCTCCTCGGCAGCGCCCAACAGGCCGGCATCACGTCCGGGAAGAGCCCCGTCGGCCTCGCCGCGGCGGCCGTCTACGCGGCCAGCCTCCTCACGAACGAGCGCGTCACGCAGAGCGCCGTGAGCGACGTGGCGAGCATCTCCGAGGTTACCATCCGGAACCGCTACCACGAACTCCTCGAAGCCGAGAACGACGTCTCCGTCGAGGCGTAA
- a CDS encoding NUDIX hydrolase, giving the protein METTRHFTATVYVVNDGAAALHEHARLGIRIPPGGHVDRDELPHEAGLREVREETGLDATLLGSAPDVPAPDGKALPTPRYQMLYDINVHENGEVGHQHVDHVYFARAPTRDIDPAPGEEPPDAWNWYTPAELRESDVDADTTRIAIEAIEAVD; this is encoded by the coding sequence ATGGAGACGACCCGCCACTTCACCGCGACCGTCTACGTCGTCAACGACGGCGCCGCGGCGCTCCACGAGCACGCCCGTCTCGGCATCCGCATTCCGCCGGGCGGCCACGTCGACCGCGACGAACTTCCCCACGAGGCCGGTCTTCGCGAGGTCCGCGAGGAGACCGGCCTGGACGCGACGCTACTCGGGAGCGCGCCCGACGTGCCGGCGCCCGACGGAAAGGCGCTGCCGACGCCGCGCTACCAGATGCTGTACGACATCAACGTCCACGAGAACGGCGAGGTCGGCCACCAGCACGTCGACCACGTCTACTTCGCTCGCGCGCCGACCCGCGACATCGACCCCGCTCCGGGGGAGGAACCGCCGGACGCGTGGAACTGGTACACACCCGCAGAGCTACGCGAAAGCGACGTCGACGCCGACACTACCCGCATCGCCATCGAAGCCATCGAGGCCGTGGACTGA
- a CDS encoding asparagine synthase C-terminal domain-containing protein, which produces MDDGVAEVARDALASGDPLPGTCGFAGELDGRLVRDVLGRDLCYVEADAAELTSDAWSHDPDDLESPTLIPAGHVWQNGETRRAWSLPDPPANRERVVERVRDAILDAVTRSLDDTANLAVAFSGGVDSALLAAHADAPLYVAGYGDATDVESARESADAMRRRDDLRVCDLSLDDIEAAVPEVARAIGRTNAMDVQIALPLYLVATRVAADGHDHLALGQGADELFGGYAKVANAPDDDRVEADTVRGARREVLATLPDQLERDVRAIRTAGVEPVTPLLCDDVVRAALTLPGEWLVENGVRKRALREAANEWLPDCVANREKKAVQYGSLVAREVDRLARQAGFKRRMDDHVTKYVESRL; this is translated from the coding sequence ATGGACGACGGGGTCGCGGAGGTCGCCCGTGACGCGCTCGCGAGCGGCGACCCGCTTCCCGGAACGTGCGGGTTCGCGGGTGAACTCGACGGGCGACTCGTGCGGGACGTTCTGGGCCGAGACCTCTGTTACGTCGAGGCGGACGCCGCTGAACTAACGAGCGACGCGTGGAGTCACGACCCCGACGACCTCGAGTCGCCGACGCTCATTCCCGCTGGACACGTCTGGCAGAACGGCGAGACGCGCCGCGCGTGGTCACTGCCCGACCCGCCAGCGAACCGCGAGCGAGTTGTCGAACGCGTTCGAGACGCCATCCTGGACGCGGTGACCCGCTCCCTCGACGACACCGCCAACCTCGCCGTCGCGTTCTCGGGCGGCGTGGACTCCGCATTGCTCGCCGCCCACGCCGACGCACCCCTGTACGTGGCGGGCTACGGCGACGCGACCGACGTCGAGTCAGCGCGGGAGTCGGCGGACGCAATGCGGCGACGCGACGACCTCCGGGTCTGTGACCTCTCGCTCGACGACATCGAGGCCGCGGTGCCCGAGGTGGCGCGAGCCATTGGACGCACGAACGCGATGGACGTCCAGATAGCGCTGCCGCTGTACCTCGTCGCGACGCGGGTCGCCGCGGACGGCCACGACCACCTGGCGCTCGGCCAGGGCGCCGACGAACTGTTCGGCGGGTACGCGAAGGTGGCGAACGCGCCAGACGACGACCGCGTCGAGGCCGACACCGTGCGTGGCGCGCGCCGGGAGGTGCTCGCGACGCTCCCCGACCAACTGGAGCGTGACGTACGCGCAATCCGCACGGCGGGGGTCGAACCTGTGACGCCGCTGCTCTGCGACGACGTCGTTCGCGCGGCGCTAACGCTGCCCGGCGAGTGGCTGGTCGAGAACGGCGTGCGGAAGCGCGCGCTCCGCGAGGCCGCCAACGAGTGGCTGCCAGACTGCGTGGCGAACCGTGAGAAGAAAGCGGTCCAGTACGGCAGTCTGGTCGCCCGTGAGGTCGACCGACTCGCGCGGCAGGCAGGATTCAAGCGTCGGATGGACGACCACGTCACGAAGTACGTGGAGAGTAGACTGTAG
- a CDS encoding PHP domain-containing protein: MLSVEFHTHSSASHDGRDSVEMLLEQAQAVGLDAIAVTDHDEFEASERAADLASEYDLVGIPGMEVTSAAGHVLAIGIDEAVPSGRSFAETIDAIRKRGGVAIVPHPFQSSRSGVAANISRGELADADAIEVYNSRLLTGRANRRAEEFARDNGLPMTAGSDAHIAEMVGQAVTRVNAEEASLSAILDAVRAGETTVEGKRTPWRISFRQAAGGAKRRVKNRLGQFF, from the coding sequence GTGCTGTCCGTCGAGTTCCACACCCACTCGTCCGCGTCCCACGACGGCCGTGATTCCGTCGAGATGCTGCTCGAGCAAGCCCAGGCCGTCGGTCTCGACGCGATCGCCGTCACGGACCACGACGAGTTCGAGGCGAGTGAACGAGCCGCCGACCTCGCGTCGGAGTACGATCTCGTCGGCATCCCCGGGATGGAGGTGACGAGTGCGGCCGGTCACGTGCTCGCAATCGGCATCGACGAAGCCGTCCCATCGGGTCGCTCTTTCGCCGAGACGATTGACGCCATCCGGAAACGCGGCGGCGTCGCCATCGTTCCACACCCGTTCCAGTCCTCGCGGAGCGGCGTCGCGGCGAACATCTCGCGTGGCGAACTCGCGGACGCGGACGCCATCGAGGTGTACAACTCCCGCCTCCTGACCGGGCGCGCGAACCGCCGCGCCGAGGAGTTCGCGCGCGACAACGGTCTCCCGATGACCGCGGGAAGCGACGCCCACATCGCGGAGATGGTGGGGCAGGCGGTGACCCGCGTGAACGCCGAAGAGGCCTCCCTGTCCGCCATCCTGGACGCCGTGCGCGCGGGCGAGACGACCGTCGAAGGGAAGCGCACGCCGTGGCGGATCAGTTTCCGGCAGGCCGCCGGTGGCGCGAAGCGTCGCGTGAAGAACCGCCTCGGGCAGTTCTTCTGA
- the purL gene encoding phosphoribosylformylglycinamidine synthase subunit PurL: protein MSLDDPDRRLVTAELGRDPTPAEAALFENLWSEHCAYRSSQPLLGAFDTDGADVVVGPGDDAAVVEVADGLFVTFGVESHNHPSYVDPYDGAATGVGGIVRDTLSMGAYPIALADSLYFGEFANEHSRYLLEGVVEGISDYGNAIGVPTVAGSTQFHEGYEGNPLVNVACVGLLPENRLVTADAKEAGNKLVLVGNATGRDGLGGASFASEDLAEDAETEDRPAVQVGDPYTEKLLVEANEVLVDRDLVLAARDLGAAGLGGTSSEMVAKGGLGARIDLDAVHQREPNMNAPEILLAESQERMCYEVRPEDVDAVRDVADRFDLGCSVIGEVTAGNYVCELGGETVVDAPPEFLADGAPMNDLDREEPEPPATDLPDVSLDEALDAVLSSPNTASKEWVYRQYDHEVGNRTLRRPGDDAAALALHEIADAGGSKTALALSAGANPNWTDADPYRGAYATAVENATNLAAVGARPLAAVDCLNGGNPEKPDVYGGFAAAVDGLADGCRDLSVPIVGGNVSLYNDSEAGPVPPTPTLAMLGVREGYDAPDCTVTGDGDLVLVGGHDESLGGSEYLAQWGGSDVFPEVDAAGIAAVRAAATHDATLAVHDISDGGLAVTLAEMVTEDGGVDVQAPSVEALFSEAPGRAVVETTDAAALRDAVSAPVVDLGTVMGRGSLRLSVGDNSVVYDYSEIADARDVLAAELD, encoded by the coding sequence ATGAGTCTCGACGACCCGGACCGCCGACTCGTGACGGCGGAACTCGGCCGCGACCCGACGCCCGCTGAGGCCGCGCTGTTCGAGAACCTCTGGAGCGAACACTGCGCGTACCGATCCTCACAACCCCTCCTGGGTGCATTCGACACGGATGGTGCGGACGTCGTCGTCGGCCCGGGCGACGACGCAGCAGTCGTCGAGGTGGCCGATGGACTGTTCGTGACGTTCGGCGTCGAGAGCCACAACCACCCGAGCTACGTCGACCCCTACGACGGCGCCGCGACGGGCGTCGGCGGCATCGTCCGAGACACCCTCTCGATGGGGGCGTACCCCATCGCGCTCGCGGACTCCCTCTACTTCGGGGAGTTCGCGAACGAACACTCCCGGTACCTCCTCGAGGGCGTCGTGGAGGGTATCAGCGACTACGGGAACGCCATTGGCGTCCCGACTGTCGCCGGGAGTACGCAGTTCCACGAGGGGTACGAGGGCAACCCACTCGTGAACGTCGCGTGCGTCGGTCTACTCCCCGAGAACCGACTCGTCACCGCGGACGCGAAAGAAGCCGGAAACAAACTCGTGCTCGTCGGAAACGCCACCGGACGCGACGGCCTGGGCGGCGCGAGTTTCGCCAGCGAGGACCTCGCCGAGGACGCCGAAACCGAGGACCGACCCGCCGTGCAGGTCGGCGACCCGTACACCGAGAAGTTGCTCGTGGAGGCGAACGAGGTACTCGTCGACCGCGACCTCGTGCTCGCCGCGCGTGACCTCGGCGCCGCGGGCCTCGGCGGCACGTCCTCCGAGATGGTGGCGAAGGGCGGACTCGGCGCGCGCATCGACCTCGACGCCGTCCACCAGCGCGAACCGAACATGAACGCGCCCGAAATCCTGCTCGCAGAGTCCCAGGAGCGCATGTGCTACGAGGTCCGTCCAGAGGACGTGGACGCAGTGCGCGACGTCGCAGACCGCTTCGACCTCGGCTGTTCCGTCATCGGGGAAGTCACGGCGGGGAACTACGTCTGCGAACTGGGCGGCGAGACGGTCGTCGACGCCCCGCCGGAATTCCTCGCGGACGGCGCGCCGATGAACGACCTCGACCGGGAGGAACCAGAACCGCCCGCAACCGACCTTCCAGACGTCTCGCTCGACGAGGCGCTCGACGCGGTCCTCTCCAGTCCGAACACCGCGAGCAAGGAGTGGGTGTACCGCCAGTACGACCACGAGGTCGGCAACCGCACGCTCCGGCGACCCGGCGACGATGCGGCGGCGCTCGCACTCCACGAAATTGCCGACGCTGGCGGTAGCAAAACTGCACTCGCGCTCTCTGCGGGCGCGAACCCGAACTGGACGGACGCCGACCCGTACCGCGGCGCGTACGCGACAGCCGTCGAGAACGCGACGAACCTCGCGGCGGTCGGTGCGCGGCCGCTCGCCGCCGTCGACTGCCTGAACGGTGGCAATCCCGAGAAGCCCGACGTCTACGGCGGCTTCGCCGCGGCGGTGGACGGCCTCGCGGACGGCTGTCGGGACCTTTCGGTGCCCATCGTCGGCGGGAACGTCAGCCTCTACAACGACTCCGAGGCCGGCCCCGTGCCGCCGACGCCGACGCTCGCGATGCTCGGCGTGCGCGAGGGCTACGACGCGCCCGACTGCACTGTCACTGGCGACGGTGACCTCGTGCTCGTCGGCGGACACGACGAGTCCCTGGGTGGCTCCGAGTATCTCGCGCAGTGGGGCGGTAGCGACGTATTCCCGGAGGTGGACGCCGCTGGCATTGCGGCGGTCCGCGCGGCGGCGACCCACGACGCGACGCTCGCAGTCCACGACATCAGCGACGGCGGCCTCGCGGTCACGCTCGCGGAGATGGTGACCGAGGACGGGGGCGTGGACGTGCAGGCACCGAGCGTCGAAGCGCTGTTCTCGGAGGCGCCGGGCCGCGCGGTCGTGGAGACCACTGACGCGGCGGCGCTGCGGGACGCGGTCAGCGCGCCAGTAGTTGACCTTGGGACAGTGATGGGGAGAGGTTCGCTTCGGCTCTCGGTCGGCGACAACTCGGTCGTGTACGACTATTCGGAGATAGCCGACGCGCGGGACGTGCTGGCAGCAGAACTAGACTAA
- a CDS encoding DUF7550 family protein, whose protein sequence is MTADHDDAATEHEASHSDAPGTDHDPDAHEGGERRQRVTSPMQDYTVGNVFTGLAVLVVGAAIAYALPFFV, encoded by the coding sequence ATGACCGCAGACCACGACGACGCAGCGACCGAACACGAAGCGAGTCACAGCGACGCACCAGGCACGGACCACGACCCCGACGCCCACGAGGGCGGCGAACGTCGACAGCGCGTCACCTCGCCGATGCAGGACTACACGGTCGGAAACGTGTTCACCGGACTGGCCGTGCTCGTCGTCGGTGCCGCCATCGCGTACGCACTGCCGTTTTTCGTCTGA